The following proteins come from a genomic window of Nicotiana tomentosiformis chromosome 12, ASM39032v3, whole genome shotgun sequence:
- the LOC138902716 gene encoding uncharacterized protein: MYGAQSSGGPIRLYAMRRRRDSEASPDVVTGILSVQSHDVYALIDHGSTLSYVTPYVAMEFGIEPEKLHESLSASTAVGESIVAVRVYRDCVVTVHGRDTLAYLIELGMVDFDIIMGMDWLYSCFVKLDCRTRTVRFEFQNKSVIEWNGDDVVMNGRFISYLKDTNMINKGCIYHLVRVTDTDVEAPTLEFMPVVNEFSEVFLDKLLGIPPDREIDFGIDVMSGTQPISIPPYKMAPAELKDLKEQHKDF, encoded by the coding sequence ATGtatggtgcacagagttcgggaggacccatcagactttatgctatgcggaggcgtcgggattcagaggcttctccagatgttgtcacaggtatattgagtgtccaatcccatgatgtatatgctcttattgatcacGGTTCCACAttgtcctatgtcactccttatgttgctatggaatttgggatagaaccggaaaaGCTTCATGAGTCGTTGTCTGCATCTACtgcggttggcgagtctattgtggcggtgagggtttatagggattgtgttgtcacagtgCATGGTCGGGATACCCTTGCCTATCTCATTGAATTgggcatggttgattttgatataataatggggatggactggctttattcatgtttcgttaagcttgattgtcgaaccaggaccgttaggtttgaatttcaaAATAAGTCAGTTATTGAATGGAATGGGGATGATGTGGTGATgaatggtaggtttatttcttaccttaaggacaCGAatatgattaacaaggggtgtatctaccatttggttcgagttacggacaccgatgttgaggcacctacacttgagtttatgcctgttgtgaatgaattttcggaggtCTTTCTAGATAAGCTccttgggatcccaccagatagggagattgatttcgggattgatgtgatgtcgggcacgcagcctatatctattccaccctacaaaatggcaccagcagaattgaaggatcTAAAAGAACAACATAAGGATTTTTAA